One genomic segment of Nonomuraea coxensis DSM 45129 includes these proteins:
- a CDS encoding YbaK/EbsC family protein: MNGELDEAVAEPGSMRTAGRYERLIADLDAAGARYELLDHLPEGRTELVSALRGHPVEQAAKCLIVMVKIGKKRTRYVLAVVPGDARLDLQAVKNLLGGTYVAFADRAKAEELAGSASGTVLPFSYEPRLELVVDPKLLDSPRLYFNAARLDRSIALNTEDYARIANPWVAAITALS; encoded by the coding sequence GTGAATGGTGAGCTGGACGAGGCGGTCGCGGAGCCCGGGAGCATGCGGACGGCAGGCCGGTACGAGCGGCTGATAGCCGACCTCGACGCCGCCGGCGCGCGGTACGAGTTGCTCGACCATCTGCCGGAAGGGCGTACCGAGCTGGTCAGCGCCCTCCGGGGGCATCCGGTCGAGCAGGCCGCCAAATGCCTGATCGTGATGGTCAAGATCGGCAAGAAGCGGACCCGTTACGTGCTCGCCGTCGTGCCCGGCGACGCCCGCCTGGATCTGCAGGCGGTCAAGAACCTGCTGGGGGGCACCTACGTGGCCTTCGCGGACCGGGCCAAGGCTGAGGAACTGGCCGGCAGCGCGAGCGGCACCGTGCTGCCCTTCAGCTACGAACCCCGGCTTGAGCTCGTCGTCGACCCGAAGCTGCTGGACTCGCCGCGGCTGTACTTCAACGCCGCCCGGCTGGACCGCTCGATCGCCCTGAACACCGAGGACTACGCGCGCATCGCCAACCCCTGGGTCGCCGCCATCACCGCGTTGTCGTGA
- a CDS encoding ArsR/SmtB family transcription factor: MLDVDLVKALANDKRLQILEWLREPERHFPPQRDGDLVRDGVCSLFIAQKLGVSQPTCGEHLKVLSQAGLVRGTKIKQWVFYQRDETRIARAKELLSGEW, encoded by the coding sequence GTGTTGGATGTCGACCTGGTGAAAGCCCTGGCCAACGACAAGCGCCTGCAGATCCTGGAGTGGCTGCGCGAGCCCGAACGGCACTTCCCGCCGCAGCGCGACGGCGACCTCGTCCGTGACGGGGTGTGCTCGTTGTTCATCGCGCAGAAACTCGGAGTGAGCCAGCCGACCTGCGGCGAACATCTGAAGGTGCTGTCGCAGGCCGGGCTGGTGCGCGGCACCAAGATCAAACAGTGGGTGTTCTACCAGCGCGACGAGACCAGGATCGCCCGGGCGAAGGAGTTGCTGAGCGGTGAATGGTGA
- a CDS encoding HAMP domain-containing sensor histidine kinase produces the protein MTTIRVRLTLIYSGLFLLTSVVLLVTVNLLLRRALQAQIARMPRGAVPPGGPLPLPDLVNNVTGYQWGMTTFTVGILTLVSLAVGWLVAGRILRPVHRITATARRLSLSTLHERIALTGPKDELKDLADTFDAMLDRLERSVEGQRRFIANASHELRTPLAVQRAAIEIGLPEDCGEVRATLLRHNRRAEHLIGALLVLAQADNGLSDRSPVPLDRTVRLALAETGSDDVTVTGRTEPFVVDGDPVLLHRLVTNLLDNAVRYNHPGGTVEVTLSGGVLTVRNTGPHVPEERLGDLFEPFRRLHTTAGQGAGLGLSIVAAIAKAHGAEVRANPRPGGGLELIVVFPESLSPGPLPARADRQAFS, from the coding sequence GTGACGACGATCCGGGTCCGGCTCACCCTGATCTACTCCGGGCTGTTCCTGCTGACCTCGGTCGTGCTGCTGGTCACGGTCAACCTCCTGCTGCGGCGGGCGCTGCAGGCGCAGATCGCCCGGATGCCCAGGGGAGCGGTGCCACCGGGTGGCCCGCTGCCGCTGCCCGATCTGGTGAACAACGTGACCGGCTACCAGTGGGGGATGACCACCTTCACGGTGGGGATCCTGACGCTGGTCTCGCTGGCCGTCGGGTGGCTGGTCGCCGGGCGGATCCTGCGGCCCGTCCACCGGATCACCGCCACCGCGCGGCGGCTGTCCCTGTCGACGCTGCACGAGCGGATCGCGCTCACCGGCCCGAAGGACGAGCTGAAGGACCTGGCCGACACCTTCGACGCGATGCTCGACCGGCTCGAACGCTCCGTCGAGGGGCAGCGGCGCTTCATCGCCAACGCCTCCCACGAGTTGCGCACCCCGCTGGCCGTCCAGCGGGCGGCGATCGAGATCGGGCTCCCCGAGGACTGCGGCGAGGTCCGCGCCACGCTCCTGCGCCACAACCGTCGCGCGGAGCACCTCATCGGCGCCCTGCTCGTCCTGGCCCAGGCGGACAACGGCCTGAGCGACCGAAGCCCGGTGCCCCTGGACCGGACGGTACGGCTCGCCCTGGCGGAGACCGGCTCGGACGACGTGACCGTGACGGGGCGGACAGAGCCGTTCGTCGTCGACGGGGACCCCGTCCTGCTGCACCGGCTCGTGACCAACCTCCTCGACAACGCGGTCCGCTACAACCATCCCGGCGGAACCGTCGAGGTGACGCTCTCCGGCGGGGTGCTGACGGTCCGCAACACCGGCCCGCACGTGCCCGAGGAACGTCTCGGCGATCTCTTCGAGCCCTTCAGGCGGCTGCACACGACCGCTGGACAGGGCGCGGGGCTCGGCCTGTCGATCGTCGCGGCCATCGCGAAGGCGCACGGGGCCGAGGTGCGGGCGAACCCCCGTCCGGGAGGCGGGCTGGAACTCATCGTGGTCTTCCCCGAATCGCTCAGCCCTGGGCCCCTGCCCGCTCGCGCCGATAGACAGGCATTTAGCTAA
- a CDS encoding response regulator transcription factor, producing MRILVAEDERDLADLVAVGLRRHAMAVDVVYDGAAAVERLSVHDYDVLVLDRDLPELHGDLVCRELVARGSRTRILMMTAASSVPERVAGLGMGADDYLPKPFDYAELVARVRALGRRSRSAVPPVLTRHGIVLDPHRLQAARDGRHLHLSLKEFAVLEVLMRADGAVVSSERLLEEAWDENADPFTTVVRVLISRLRAKLGDPPCIQTVPGAGYVL from the coding sequence GTGCGCATTCTGGTGGCCGAAGACGAACGCGACCTGGCCGACCTCGTGGCGGTGGGATTACGCCGCCACGCCATGGCGGTCGACGTGGTCTACGACGGGGCCGCCGCGGTGGAGCGGCTGTCGGTGCACGACTACGACGTCCTCGTGCTGGACCGGGACCTGCCCGAGCTGCACGGCGACCTCGTGTGCCGTGAGCTGGTGGCGCGCGGGAGCCGTACGCGGATCCTCATGATGACGGCGGCGTCGTCGGTGCCGGAGCGGGTGGCCGGTCTGGGGATGGGAGCCGACGACTACCTGCCCAAACCGTTCGACTACGCCGAGCTGGTCGCGCGGGTGCGGGCGCTGGGGCGGCGCAGCAGGTCGGCGGTGCCGCCCGTGCTGACGCGGCACGGGATCGTGCTCGACCCCCACCGGCTGCAGGCCGCGCGGGACGGGCGCCACCTGCACCTGTCGCTCAAGGAGTTCGCCGTCCTGGAGGTGCTGATGAGGGCGGACGGCGCCGTGGTCAGCTCCGAACGGCTGCTCGAAGAGGCCTGGGACGAGAACGCCGACCCGTTCACGACGGTGGTGCGGGTCCTGATCAGCCGCCTGCGGGCCAAGCTGGGCGACCCGCCGTGCATCCAGACCGTTCCCGGCGCCGGATACGTGCTGTGA
- a CDS encoding ABC transporter ATP-binding protein — MPVLRARGLRKEYGRGEGLVRAVNGVDLDVGAGETVAITGPSGCGKSTLLHLLGGLDRPSAGEVWLNGRRIDDLSEKALARTRRTGVSHVFQSFHLMEELTAVENVELAALLAGRSPRAARRRAEELLDQLGLAGRSRFLPSALSGGQRQRVAVARALSNEPLVVLADEPTGNLDSAATQDVLQLFAELRESGQTLVVVTHDARIAAGADRRFSMRDGVFVDEAGPPGGTAGQCGALAGREG, encoded by the coding sequence ATGCCCGTCCTGAGGGCCCGCGGGCTGCGGAAGGAGTACGGCAGAGGGGAAGGACTGGTGCGCGCTGTCAACGGCGTCGATCTCGACGTCGGCGCGGGAGAGACGGTGGCGATCACGGGGCCGAGCGGCTGCGGGAAGTCGACGCTGCTGCACCTGCTCGGCGGGCTGGACCGGCCCTCGGCAGGAGAGGTGTGGCTGAACGGCCGGCGCATCGACGACCTCAGCGAGAAGGCCCTGGCCAGGACGCGGCGGACCGGCGTCAGCCACGTCTTCCAGTCCTTCCACCTCATGGAGGAGCTCACCGCCGTGGAGAACGTCGAGCTGGCGGCGCTGCTCGCCGGACGCTCGCCACGGGCCGCCCGGCGGCGCGCTGAGGAGCTTCTGGACCAGCTCGGGCTCGCCGGCCGGTCGCGGTTCCTGCCCTCCGCGCTCTCCGGGGGCCAGCGGCAGCGGGTCGCGGTCGCCCGGGCGCTGAGCAACGAGCCGCTGGTCGTCCTCGCCGACGAGCCGACGGGAAACCTGGACAGCGCCGCCACCCAGGACGTCCTCCAGCTCTTCGCGGAGCTGCGCGAGTCCGGGCAGACGCTGGTCGTCGTCACCCACGACGCCCGGATCGCGGCCGGTGCGGACCGGAGGTTCTCGATGCGTGACGGCGTGTTCGTGGACGAGGCCGGGCCGCCCGGCGGGACCGCCGGGCAGTGCGGCGCGCTCGCGGGGCGGGAGGGCTGA